In the Variovorax sp. S12S4 genome, one interval contains:
- a CDS encoding FecR family protein produces MMKKFLIALGGFALWGAVALAHAQAALTAPIAAPVAEPQAGFVKSVRGNVQLLSSAGTPRVAAAGDALTAVDRIVTGPDSSAAVVLRDDTTLVVGPSSRLDLKEFHFNATTHEGGVLVSLLRGSMRMITGLIGKTNPDAIRVETQTATIGIRGTDFIVQADGQP; encoded by the coding sequence ATGATGAAAAAATTCCTGATCGCCCTGGGAGGCTTCGCCCTTTGGGGCGCAGTGGCGTTGGCCCACGCGCAAGCAGCGCTCACCGCACCCATAGCCGCACCGGTTGCGGAGCCTCAGGCGGGCTTCGTGAAGTCGGTGCGCGGCAATGTGCAGTTGCTCAGCTCGGCCGGTACGCCGCGCGTGGCTGCTGCAGGCGATGCGCTCACCGCGGTGGACCGTATCGTGACCGGTCCGGACTCTTCCGCGGCCGTGGTCTTGCGCGACGACACGACGCTCGTCGTCGGGCCTTCGTCGCGGCTGGACCTGAAGGAATTCCACTTCAACGCCACCACGCATGAAGGCGGCGTGCTCGTATCGCTGCTGCGCGGCTCGATGCGCATGATCACGGGCCTCATCGGCAAGACCAACCCCGACGCGATCCGCGTGGAAACACAAACGGCCACGATCGGAATTCGCGGAACCGACTTCATCGTGCAAGCCGACGGCCAGCCATGA
- a CDS encoding cation diffusion facilitator family transporter, with protein sequence MILTPKTLLRVSVAVALITILLKGLAGYVTNSMGLISDAMESFVNLASAMFALAMVTVAARPADEDHPYGHHKAEYFSSGFEGILIVGAAAAILWVSVQRLLSPQPLEQLGWGLALSVLSSAFNAGLAYALFRAAHTHRSIALEADARHLMTDVWTSAAVVIGIVAVHFSGWLWLDPLLAIGVALNIVREGVKLVWRSSQGLMDEALEPETIATLRATLDEFAARLPEGARLRFDDMVTRRAGQRRFADLHMHVPGDWTLQHAAAMRDELEQALMDAVPGLRVTIQLLPLGMEARATQMEEA encoded by the coding sequence ATGATTCTTACGCCCAAGACGCTGCTTCGCGTCTCCGTCGCCGTAGCCCTTATCACGATCCTGCTCAAAGGCCTGGCAGGCTACGTCACGAATTCGATGGGCCTGATCTCCGACGCCATGGAGTCGTTCGTCAATCTTGCCAGCGCCATGTTCGCCTTGGCCATGGTGACGGTGGCGGCGCGGCCGGCCGACGAGGACCATCCCTACGGCCACCACAAGGCCGAGTACTTTTCATCGGGCTTCGAAGGCATTCTGATCGTGGGCGCGGCGGCTGCCATTCTCTGGGTTTCCGTGCAGCGGCTGCTTTCTCCCCAGCCGCTCGAGCAGCTGGGCTGGGGGCTCGCGCTTTCGGTGCTTAGTTCCGCATTCAACGCGGGCCTGGCCTATGCGCTGTTTCGCGCGGCGCATACCCACCGGTCCATCGCGCTGGAAGCCGATGCGCGGCATCTCATGACCGACGTCTGGACCTCGGCCGCGGTCGTCATCGGGATTGTGGCCGTGCACTTCAGCGGATGGCTCTGGCTCGATCCGCTGCTCGCCATCGGCGTGGCGCTCAACATCGTGCGGGAAGGCGTGAAGCTCGTGTGGCGCTCGTCGCAGGGCCTGATGGACGAGGCGCTCGAGCCCGAGACCATTGCCACGCTGCGCGCCACGCTCGACGAGTTTGCCGCACGCCTGCCCGAAGGCGCGCGGCTGCGCTTCGACGACATGGTCACGCGGCGCGCGGGCCAGCGCCGGTTTGCCGACCTGCACATGCACGTGCCGGGCGACTGGACACTGCAGCACGCGGCCGCCATGCGCGACGAACTGGAGCAGGCACTGATGGACGCCGTGCCCGGCCTGCGCGTGACCATCCAGCTGCTGCCGCTGGGCATGGAAGCGCGCGCCACGCAGATGGAGGAGGCATGA